The following are encoded together in the Azospirillum lipoferum 4B genome:
- a CDS encoding outer membrane protein assembly factor BamB family protein, giving the protein MTTQQANSRKTAGTKSRNIRRTALLSASLLAVFLGGCDTIDSWMGKTPDPPLPGKRVAVLQRERKVEPDAQLAAVAVTVPPAVANAAWAQPGGTPDHVVGNLALSANPSDAWRADIGSGSSSSRALLGTPVIADGRIFAMDADSHVSALNERSGQSLWRVDTRPENERGGATGGGVAYADGRVYAATGFAEVLSLDAGSGKVLWRKRIAGPVRGAPTVAGGRVMVITLDNQTIALSTDDGSVQWSHQGILETAGLLGAASPAVTGTLVVAPYSSGELFGLRPENGRVAWQESLAAIRRTGQLSNLADIRGLPVVDRGTVYAIGHSGRMVAVDERIGARIWETEIGGVNTPWLAGDYLFTVTNDQEVVAVARQNGKIRWVSPLARFKDPEDKTGPIVWSGPVMAGNRLWVAGSNGQLLGLSPSDGKVEVTRSLPTGSYLSPVVANNTLYVLCDNGTLVAFR; this is encoded by the coding sequence ATGACGACCCAACAGGCGAACTCCCGCAAGACGGCGGGCACCAAGTCCCGCAACATCCGCCGCACCGCGCTGCTGTCCGCGTCGCTGCTTGCCGTGTTCCTCGGCGGGTGCGACACGATCGACAGCTGGATGGGCAAGACGCCCGATCCGCCGCTGCCCGGCAAGCGCGTCGCCGTCCTGCAGCGCGAGCGCAAGGTGGAGCCGGATGCGCAGCTGGCCGCCGTTGCCGTCACCGTGCCCCCGGCGGTCGCCAACGCCGCCTGGGCGCAGCCGGGCGGCACGCCGGATCATGTCGTCGGCAATCTCGCCCTGTCGGCCAATCCGTCCGATGCATGGCGCGCCGACATCGGTTCGGGGTCCAGCAGCTCGCGTGCGCTGCTCGGCACGCCGGTGATCGCCGATGGGCGCATCTTCGCCATGGACGCCGATTCGCATGTCTCAGCCCTGAACGAGCGCAGCGGCCAGTCGCTGTGGCGCGTCGACACCCGGCCGGAGAACGAGCGCGGCGGCGCCACCGGCGGCGGCGTCGCCTATGCCGACGGTCGCGTCTATGCCGCCACCGGCTTCGCCGAAGTGCTGTCGCTCGATGCCGGCAGCGGCAAGGTTCTGTGGCGCAAGCGCATCGCCGGCCCGGTTCGCGGCGCCCCGACCGTCGCCGGTGGACGCGTGATGGTCATCACGCTCGACAACCAGACCATCGCGCTGTCGACGGACGACGGTTCCGTACAGTGGTCGCACCAGGGCATCCTGGAGACAGCCGGCCTGCTCGGCGCCGCCAGCCCGGCCGTCACCGGCACGCTGGTCGTCGCCCCCTATTCCTCGGGCGAGCTGTTCGGCCTGCGTCCGGAAAACGGCCGCGTCGCCTGGCAGGAGAGCCTCGCCGCCATCCGCCGCACCGGCCAGCTCAGCAATCTGGCCGACATCCGCGGCCTGCCGGTGGTCGACCGCGGCACCGTCTACGCCATCGGCCATTCCGGCCGCATGGTCGCCGTCGACGAGCGCATCGGCGCCCGGATCTGGGAAACCGAGATCGGCGGCGTCAACACCCCGTGGCTGGCCGGCGACTATCTGTTCACCGTCACCAACGACCAGGAAGTCGTCGCGGTGGCCCGCCAGAACGGCAAGATCCGTTGGGTGTCGCCGCTCGCCCGCTTCAAGGATCCCGAAGACAAGACCGGCCCGATCGTCTGGTCCGGTCCGGTGATGGCGGGCAACCGTCTGTGGGTCGCCGGGTCGAACGGCCAGCTGCTGGGCTTGTCGCCCTCGGATGGCAAGGTGGAGGTGACGCGGTCGCTGCCCACCGGTTCCTACTTGTCTCCGGTCGTTGCCAACAACACTCTTTATGTGCTGTGCGACAACGGAACGCTGGTCGCGTTCCGCTGA